A stretch of the Hippoglossus hippoglossus isolate fHipHip1 chromosome 1, fHipHip1.pri, whole genome shotgun sequence genome encodes the following:
- the pmm2 gene encoding phosphomannomutase 2 encodes MSGDNMDTHTLCLFDVDGTLTAARQLVTPDMKKFLDNLKTRVRVGVVGGSDLSKIKEQLGDDVIQRVDYVFAENGLVAYGNGQLISIQSIQAHMGEELLQDFINFCLNYMAKIKLPKKRGTFIEFRNGMLNVSPIGRSCTQEERKEFYELDQTEKIREKFVSVLKEEFKGKGLSFSIGGQISFDVFPDGWDKRYCLGIVEKDNYSTIHFFGDKTKPGGNDYEIYADPRTIGHEVSCPEETRQLCQKLFFT; translated from the exons ATGAGTGGAGACAACatggacacgcacacactctgcctctttgaTGTTGACGGAACTCTTACCGCCGCGAGACAG CTTGTGACACCTGACATGAAGAAGTTCCTTGACAACCTAAAGACTCGGGTTCGAGTTGGAGTTGTAGGAGGGTCAGACCTCAGCAAGATCAAGGAGCAGCTTGGAGATGATG TGATCCAGAGAGTGGACTACGTGTTTGCTGAGAATGGTCTTGTGGCCTATGGAAATGGACAGTTAATTTCTATCCAG TCCATCCAGGCCCACATGGGAGAAGAGCTACTGCAAGATTTTATCAACTTCTGTCTCAATTACATGGCCAAGATCAAACTGCCTAAGAAGAG GGGGACATTTATTGAATTTCGTAACGGCATGTTGAACGTTTCCCCGATTGGACGCAGCTGTAcgcaggaagagaggaaagaattCTATGAGCTTGATCAG acagagaaaatcaGAGAGAAGTTTGTGTCCGTATTAAAAGAGGAGTTCAAAGGAAAAGGGCTCTCATTTTCAATTG GTGGGCAGATCAGCTTTGATGTGTTTCCTGATGGTTGGGATAAGAGGTACTGTCTCGGGATTGTTGAGAAAGACAACTACTCAACCATTCACTTCTTTGGAGACAAGACCAAACCT GGAGGAAATGACTACGAGATCTACGCTGACCCTCGGACCATTGGCCATGAAGTCTCGTGTCCAGAGGAAACTCGACAGCTTTGTCAGAAGCTTTTCTTTACATGA
- the hmgb2a gene encoding high mobility group protein B2a: MAKDPNKPRGKTSSYAFFVSTCREEHKRKHPGVSVGFADFSRKCSERWKTVSAKEKVKFEDMAKTDKVRYEREMKTYIPPKGAKKGKKKKDPNAPKRPPSAFFVFCSDHRPRIKEENPGISIGDIAKKLGELWGTQTSKDKAPHEAKAAKLKEKYEKDVAAYKAKSGSGKSDAGKKSGPGRPIAKKTAPDDDDEEDDDEDDDDDDDDEDD, encoded by the exons ATGGCAAAGGACCCAAATAAGCCCAGAGGAAAAACCTCCTCCTATGCTTTCTTTGTTTCGACCTGCCGTGAAGAGCACAAGCGGAAACACCCAGGGGTCAGTGTGGGATTTGCAGACTTCTCAAGAAAATGCTCAGAGAGATGGAAG ACCGTGTCAGCAAAGGAGAAGGTGAAGTTCGAGGACATGGCTAAGACTGACAAGGTCCGATATGAACGTGAGATGAAAACATACATTCCTCCAAAGGGTGCAAAAAagggcaagaagaagaaggaccCCAATGCCCCTAAGAGGCCACC CTCTGCTTTCTTCGTGTTCTGTTCTGATCACCGCCCCAGAATCAAGGAGGAAAACCCTGGTATCTCCATTGGTGACATTGCCAAGAAACTTGGAGAGTTGTGGGGTACACAGACTTCCAAAGACAAGGCTCCACATGAAGCAAAGGCTGCTAAACTGAAGGAAAAATATGAGAAG GATGTGGCTGCCTACAAAGCCAAAAGTGGGTCCGGAAAGAGTGATGCTGGTAAGAAGAGTGGCCCAGGTAGGCCCATTGCCAAGAAAACGGCACCGGATGACGATGACGAGGAGGATGATGACGaggatgacgatgacgatgatgatgacgaggaTGACTAA